In a single window of the Limnochorda sp. L945t genome:
- a CDS encoding S66 peptidase family protein: protein MRRPRALAAGDTVALISPASPPYKDNVLSPETVERARAWLEGAGFRTVVGRHALDARGYLAGNDADRAADLMDAFTNPHVHGIVCIGGGYGALRILRLLDYGAIASHPKVFVGYSDITALHVAIGQLAGLVTFHGALARDFAVQRPSTGETSGRGERHGLGETPHPGAIQDAGVAFTWSAFLRAVTRPEPLGRLVNPAGGPALETLHPGRATGLLVGGNLSLLVSTLGTPYEIDTRGRILLLEDVGEAPYRLDRMLTHLALAGKLDEAAGFVVAECVDCLPPEPERPTLTVREVLDDILLPRGKPAVYGLAAGHGPARLTLPLGVPVTVDGDCPAVVVEAAGVEGETP, encoded by the coding sequence ATGCGCCGTCCCAGAGCCCTGGCCGCCGGTGATACGGTGGCGCTGATCTCGCCCGCGTCGCCCCCTTACAAGGACAACGTGCTTTCGCCCGAAACCGTGGAACGGGCCCGGGCGTGGCTCGAGGGCGCGGGGTTCCGCACCGTCGTGGGGCGCCACGCCCTGGACGCCCGGGGTTACCTCGCCGGCAACGATGCCGACCGGGCGGCCGACCTGATGGACGCCTTCACCAATCCGCACGTTCACGGGATCGTGTGCATCGGAGGAGGCTACGGGGCGCTTCGCATCCTCCGGCTGCTGGACTACGGGGCCATTGCCTCCCACCCCAAGGTCTTCGTGGGATACAGCGATATCACGGCGCTTCACGTCGCCATCGGCCAGCTGGCGGGGCTGGTGACGTTCCACGGGGCCCTCGCCCGGGACTTCGCCGTGCAGCGCCCATCCACGGGGGAGACCTCGGGCCGGGGGGAGAGGCATGGCCTGGGGGAGACGCCGCACCCGGGAGCGATCCAGGACGCGGGGGTGGCGTTCACCTGGAGCGCGTTCCTGCGGGCCGTCACCCGTCCCGAGCCCCTGGGCCGGCTGGTCAACCCGGCGGGTGGGCCCGCGCTGGAGACCCTTCATCCCGGGCGGGCGACGGGCTTGCTGGTCGGCGGCAACTTGTCGTTGTTGGTGTCCACGCTCGGAACGCCCTACGAGATCGACACCAGGGGCCGCATCCTGCTTCTGGAGGACGTGGGGGAGGCGCCGTACCGGCTCGACCGCATGCTCACGCACCTGGCTCTGGCGGGCAAGCTCGACGAGGCGGCAGGGTTCGTCGTCGCCGAGTGCGTCGACTGCCTGCCGCCCGAACCGGAGCGCCCCACGCTCACGGTCAGAGAGGTGCTCGACGACATCCTGCTCCCTCGGGGCAAGCCGGCGGTATACGGGCTCGCCGCCGGGCATGGCCCTGCCCGGCTGACCCTGCCGCTCGGCGTTCCCGTCACGGTGGACGGCGATTGCCCCGCCGTGGTGGTGGAAGCGGCGGGCGTAGAGGGCGAGACGCCGTAG
- a CDS encoding GNAT family N-acetyltransferase, with product MNASARAEAAARQGEWAVRPAVATDRGALGRVARRAFAPGFWPFLLPMLSKDTLVATDAAGRIAGGAVLRTFRVGAERFGVVYWIFSDPEVQGAGAGKALLDAALEWMRRRGCSRAVASVDGYNSRSWNLFHGRGFRFWPACRQWAQLGRSWPALWWGSFHLLDVGNFLLERKLANGPCLAADAHARGPLAVSTVDAGYAVAGTVLPFWLVLWLRGLPGVEALGDMSLAGPAYALAAAVVATAYLVAGLAAQAAAAGPGGRRPFLFRAWDTGPLLATLVAVAFGGFLPAPGGWYDGASATPRYTTPQARELLGRMGLAGAAITLFLWAVSILGRQSGTSLWSLLGRLGTVAGPGFALFYVLLFFPPFQAMPAAHLARWKPGAWALMVVAAIALAWVA from the coding sequence TTGAACGCCTCGGCCCGGGCCGAGGCGGCGGCCCGCCAGGGCGAGTGGGCCGTCAGGCCCGCCGTCGCCACCGACCGGGGGGCGCTCGGCCGGGTGGCGCGGCGGGCGTTCGCGCCCGGGTTCTGGCCGTTCCTGCTTCCCATGCTCTCCAAAGATACGCTGGTGGCCACCGACGCGGCGGGGCGGATCGCCGGCGGAGCGGTGCTGCGGACCTTCCGGGTGGGAGCGGAGCGCTTCGGCGTCGTGTACTGGATCTTCTCCGACCCGGAGGTGCAGGGGGCCGGCGCGGGCAAGGCCCTGCTGGATGCGGCCCTGGAGTGGATGCGCAGGCGTGGCTGCTCCCGGGCAGTCGCCTCGGTCGACGGCTACAACTCCCGCTCGTGGAACCTCTTCCACGGGCGCGGTTTTCGCTTCTGGCCCGCCTGCCGCCAGTGGGCCCAGCTCGGCCGGTCGTGGCCGGCCCTCTGGTGGGGCAGCTTCCACCTCCTCGACGTGGGCAACTTCCTGCTCGAGCGCAAGCTGGCCAACGGCCCCTGTCTCGCCGCCGATGCCCATGCGCGCGGGCCGCTCGCCGTCTCCACGGTGGATGCCGGGTACGCGGTCGCGGGCACCGTGCTCCCCTTCTGGTTGGTGCTGTGGCTGAGAGGCCTGCCCGGGGTGGAGGCGCTGGGGGACATGTCGCTGGCAGGCCCTGCTTACGCGCTGGCGGCAGCAGTCGTGGCCACGGCCTATCTCGTGGCGGGTCTCGCAGCACAGGCAGCGGCAGCCGGGCCCGGCGGGCGGCGCCCGTTCCTCTTCCGGGCGTGGGACACCGGGCCGCTCTTGGCCACCCTCGTGGCCGTGGCCTTCGGAGGCTTTCTGCCCGCACCCGGAGGGTGGTACGACGGGGCCTCCGCCACCCCTCGTTACACCACGCCTCAGGCCCGTGAGCTGCTGGGGCGCATGGGCCTGGCGGGGGCGGCGATCACGTTGTTCCTCTGGGCTGTGTCGATCCTCGGGCGGCAAAGCGGGACGAGCCTCTGGTCGCTTCTCGGGCGGCTGGGGACCGTGGCGGGCCCGGGGTTCGCCCTGTTTTACGTCCTCCTCTTCTTTCCGCCGTTTCAAGCCATGCCGGCCGCCCACCTCGCCCGCTGGAAACCCGGAGCCTGGGCGCTCATGGTGGTGGCCGCCATCGCCCTCGCATGGGTGGCGTGA
- a CDS encoding ABC transporter permease: MLREGTGARSPAWRVWLRTPAARVGAVGVAVFVGMALLAPWLAPYDPNRIDLTRILQPPSAGHWLGTDQFGRDILSRIVWGARISLTVAVASLGLAAVAGILLGAVAGYRGGWIDEAVMRLTDVLLSFPDIMLAIAVTAVLPPGLPSVILAIGVYNLPQVTRVARGAVLSIRANLYVEAARAVGQRDGAIILRYVIPNALPPVVVLLTLRTAASILTAAGLSFLGMGIQPPTPEWGAMISEARVYLVTAPHLSLVPGMAIAGTVLAFNLLGDALNDALNPRARKALGRGR, translated from the coding sequence GTGCTGCGGGAAGGGACAGGCGCCCGGAGCCCCGCGTGGCGCGTATGGCTCCGGACACCGGCGGCACGTGTGGGGGCCGTGGGAGTCGCGGTGTTCGTGGGCATGGCGTTGCTCGCGCCGTGGCTCGCCCCCTACGACCCCAACCGCATCGACCTCACGCGCATCCTGCAGCCGCCCTCTGCCGGGCACTGGCTCGGCACCGACCAGTTCGGCCGGGACATCCTGTCGCGGATCGTGTGGGGCGCACGTATCTCGCTCACGGTGGCGGTCGCCTCCCTGGGGTTGGCGGCCGTGGCAGGGATCCTGCTCGGCGCCGTCGCAGGTTACCGGGGCGGCTGGATCGACGAAGCCGTCATGCGCCTGACGGACGTGCTCCTCTCTTTCCCGGACATCATGCTCGCCATCGCGGTGACCGCCGTCCTGCCCCCGGGGCTCCCCAGCGTGATCCTGGCCATCGGGGTGTACAACCTGCCCCAGGTGACGCGGGTGGCGCGGGGCGCCGTCCTCAGCATCCGGGCAAACTTGTACGTGGAAGCGGCCCGCGCCGTCGGCCAGCGCGACGGCGCCATCATCCTGCGCTACGTGATCCCCAACGCTCTCCCGCCCGTAGTCGTGTTGCTCACCCTGCGGACGGCGGCATCGATTCTGACGGCGGCCGGGCTCAGTTTCCTCGGGATGGGCATCCAGCCGCCCACGCCGGAGTGGGGGGCCATGATCAGCGAGGCCCGGGTCTACCTCGTGACCGCCCCGCATTTGAGCCTGGTGCCCGGTATGGCGATAGCGGGGACCGTGCTCGCCTTCAACTTGCTGGGCGATGCCCTCAACGACGCGTTGAACCCTCGTGCCCGAAAAGCGCTGGGAAGAGGACGCTGA
- a CDS encoding ABC transporter substrate-binding protein, which translates to MHHLRRRAFLRYLAVAAAGAYAGRALAAASRPPQPVKVGVLLDFTGPLGEFGPHHRNAIELAARQLNDAAREVLGGPIVQMVYEDASTTPSIGVDRARKLVEVDRVPVLIGALATGVTVPVAESVTIPSGVLQITQSGSSPLLSVLPADRDKDLLFRTVASDALQAVVAAQLAAGELVQGYHFGKAAVIYVNNPYGQGLADVFARAFERRGGRVTASVAVPEEPRPTYTAELRAALRGQPDVLVAATYPGQATVYLREAVDVFGFKRFQFTDGTKSLEIVKALGAEVVEGQLGTTPASDPQWEGWRTFAAAYEKAYGAAPNLPYMDTAYDATAVAGLAIARCLMDGVPVTGVNVRDRLRLVSNPPGQKVGVGDFRRALELIKGRQDVDYTGAAGEVDFDESGDVITPVEIWRYSGGAIQTVMIRRPNEIPRQ; encoded by the coding sequence GTGCATCACCTTCGCCGGCGTGCCTTCCTCCGGTATCTGGCCGTCGCGGCAGCAGGGGCCTACGCGGGGCGCGCGTTGGCCGCAGCGTCACGGCCGCCCCAGCCTGTCAAAGTGGGAGTGCTCCTCGACTTCACGGGCCCCCTGGGGGAGTTCGGCCCCCATCACCGCAACGCCATCGAGCTGGCGGCGCGCCAGCTCAACGACGCCGCCCGGGAGGTGCTGGGAGGCCCCATCGTTCAGATGGTGTACGAGGACGCCTCCACGACGCCTTCCATCGGGGTCGATCGCGCCCGCAAGCTGGTCGAGGTCGACCGGGTGCCCGTGCTCATCGGAGCGCTGGCGACGGGGGTCACGGTGCCCGTGGCCGAGTCGGTGACCATCCCGTCGGGGGTGCTCCAGATCACCCAGTCCGGCAGCTCCCCCTTGCTCAGCGTGCTTCCCGCCGACCGGGACAAGGATCTCCTCTTCCGTACCGTGGCTTCCGACGCCCTGCAGGCCGTCGTCGCGGCGCAGCTGGCCGCCGGGGAGCTCGTCCAGGGCTACCACTTCGGCAAGGCGGCCGTCATCTACGTCAACAACCCGTACGGCCAGGGGCTCGCCGACGTCTTCGCCCGCGCCTTCGAGCGCCGGGGCGGCCGGGTGACCGCGAGCGTGGCCGTCCCCGAGGAGCCCAGACCCACGTACACCGCCGAGTTGCGGGCGGCCCTGCGAGGGCAGCCCGACGTGCTCGTCGCCGCCACGTATCCGGGCCAGGCCACCGTCTACTTGCGGGAGGCGGTGGACGTCTTCGGCTTCAAGCGCTTCCAGTTCACCGACGGCACCAAGTCGCTGGAGATCGTGAAGGCTCTCGGAGCCGAGGTGGTCGAAGGCCAGCTCGGCACCACCCCGGCATCCGATCCCCAGTGGGAGGGGTGGCGCACCTTCGCCGCCGCCTACGAGAAGGCCTACGGAGCGGCTCCCAATCTGCCGTACATGGACACCGCCTACGATGCGACGGCCGTCGCGGGGCTCGCCATCGCCCGGTGCCTGATGGACGGTGTCCCGGTGACCGGCGTCAACGTCCGGGACCGGCTGCGCCTGGTCTCCAACCCTCCGGGCCAGAAGGTGGGCGTCGGCGACTTCCGGCGAGCGCTCGAGCTCATCAAGGGCCGCCAGGACGTCGACTACACCGGCGCCGCCGGCGAGGTGGACTTCGACGAGAGCGGCGACGTCATCACACCCGTCGAGATCTGGCGGTACTCCGGCGGCGCGATCCAAACCGTGATGATCCGGCGCCCTAACGAGATCCCCCGGCAGTAG
- a CDS encoding ABC transporter permease, giving the protein MTRYLVRRTGVLLVVLLGIVAVTFGLLRVAPGDPARLIAGPDAPPETVMALRHELGLDRPMAEQFVLFVGQVVRGDLGQSFQTGRPVLEEIGWRYVNTGILALTAVGLASLAGIAAGMLAARYPYSAVDSAIMSGALAGVSAPVFWLGLLLMWLFAVKLRWLPTSGAGSLRHLILPAITLGAALTATIARMTRSSLLEVIEEDYIRTARAYGVAERSILLRHALRNAFLPILTVIGLQLGYSLAGAVLTESVFAWPGMGRLIAGAIFTRDYPVVQAGLLVVAVTFAAINFAVDVLYAWLDPRIRYD; this is encoded by the coding sequence ATGACGCGCTATCTGGTGCGGCGCACCGGCGTGTTGCTCGTGGTGCTGCTCGGGATCGTCGCCGTGACGTTCGGTCTCTTGCGGGTGGCTCCGGGGGACCCGGCCCGGCTCATCGCCGGGCCGGACGCTCCTCCCGAAACAGTGATGGCCCTTCGACACGAGCTCGGGCTCGACCGGCCCATGGCGGAGCAGTTCGTGCTGTTCGTGGGGCAGGTCGTGCGCGGGGACCTCGGGCAATCTTTCCAAACGGGGCGACCCGTGCTGGAGGAGATCGGCTGGCGGTACGTCAATACCGGTATCCTGGCGCTCACGGCCGTCGGGCTGGCAAGCCTGGCGGGGATCGCCGCGGGGATGCTGGCGGCCCGCTACCCGTACAGCGCGGTCGACAGCGCCATCATGTCCGGAGCGCTGGCCGGGGTGTCGGCGCCGGTCTTCTGGCTCGGCTTGCTGTTGATGTGGCTGTTCGCGGTCAAGCTGAGGTGGCTACCGACCAGCGGGGCAGGCAGCCTGCGGCACCTGATCCTGCCGGCCATCACCCTCGGGGCGGCGCTGACGGCCACCATCGCGCGGATGACCCGATCGAGCCTGCTCGAGGTCATCGAGGAGGATTACATCCGCACCGCCCGGGCGTACGGCGTGGCCGAGAGGTCTATCCTGCTACGGCATGCGCTGCGTAACGCCTTCCTCCCCATCCTGACCGTCATCGGGCTGCAGCTGGGGTACTCACTGGCCGGCGCAGTGCTGACGGAGTCGGTCTTCGCCTGGCCGGGCATGGGGCGGCTGATCGCCGGCGCCATCTTCACCCGGGACTACCCGGTGGTGCAGGCCGGGCTGCTGGTCGTGGCCGTGACGTTCGCCGCCATCAACTTCGCGGTGGACGTCCTGTACGCCTGGCTCGACCCACGGATTCGCTACGACTGA
- a CDS encoding glutathione ABC transporter substrate-binding protein: protein MAAQRSRPKLKGLSFLLAIVATLTVAGWGAASPATVTVAVGADAVRLDPPDMTDNPSETVLRHIMDGLVEFDEQLQIRPALAERWEFQNGGKDVVFYLRKGVRFHDGTPFDAAAVKANFDRILAGGLRRTSLYEPYIQSVEAKDTYTVVFHLKFPFGAFLHHLAHGAGLIQSPSNIRRWGDKVGQHPVGTGPFKFVEWVPGDHITLEANKQYWKGAPKFDRLVFRVVPEDATRVFQLETGEADVITFLPPSEVPRLRANRDLDIRVADSLRVIYVGFNVLRKPFDDVRVRQAVNYAIDKELIVSQVLGGMASVSDSPMAPGVNGYCKTGGYPYDPERARQLLKEAGYPQGLEVSLWAPQGRYLKDYETAIAIQAMLQQVGIRVRLQTMEWATYLRNIFDVPKEQAQYQMYMLGWAPSTGDADWVMRPLLSSQSFPPGDNASYYGNPKVDQLIQEGMRTSDPDARARIYCEAQKQVVGDAPWAFLHVVKQVVGVRASLQGVKVLPIEIVLVKDASKK, encoded by the coding sequence ATGGCCGCGCAACGAAGCAGGCCTAAACTGAAGGGGTTATCGTTCCTCCTGGCCATCGTGGCTACGCTCACAGTCGCAGGGTGGGGGGCGGCCTCGCCCGCCACGGTCACGGTCGCGGTCGGTGCGGACGCAGTCCGGCTGGATCCGCCGGACATGACGGACAACCCGTCGGAGACCGTGCTCCGCCACATCATGGACGGGCTCGTCGAGTTCGACGAGCAACTGCAGATCCGTCCCGCCCTGGCGGAGCGGTGGGAGTTCCAAAACGGTGGGAAAGACGTCGTGTTCTATCTGCGTAAAGGCGTTCGGTTCCACGACGGCACGCCGTTCGATGCCGCCGCGGTCAAGGCCAACTTCGACCGGATCCTGGCGGGAGGGCTCCGGCGGACGTCGCTGTACGAACCGTACATACAGAGCGTAGAGGCGAAGGACACGTATACCGTCGTCTTCCATCTCAAGTTTCCGTTCGGGGCGTTCCTGCACCACCTCGCTCATGGGGCCGGCCTCATCCAGTCCCCGTCCAACATCCGGCGCTGGGGCGACAAGGTCGGCCAGCACCCGGTCGGTACCGGGCCGTTCAAGTTCGTCGAATGGGTGCCCGGCGACCACATCACGCTGGAGGCCAACAAGCAGTACTGGAAGGGCGCTCCCAAGTTCGACCGGCTCGTCTTCCGGGTCGTGCCGGAGGATGCCACCCGGGTCTTCCAGCTGGAGACCGGAGAGGCCGACGTCATCACCTTCCTGCCGCCGAGCGAGGTACCCCGCCTGCGCGCCAACCGGGACCTCGACATCCGGGTGGCCGACAGCCTCCGGGTCATCTACGTGGGCTTCAACGTGTTGCGCAAGCCGTTCGACGACGTGCGGGTGCGCCAGGCGGTCAACTACGCCATCGACAAAGAGCTCATCGTCTCGCAGGTGCTGGGCGGCATGGCCTCCGTCTCCGACTCACCCATGGCGCCGGGCGTCAACGGGTACTGCAAGACCGGCGGATACCCGTACGACCCGGAGCGGGCGCGCCAGCTGCTCAAGGAGGCCGGCTACCCCCAGGGCCTGGAGGTCAGCCTCTGGGCTCCGCAGGGGCGCTACCTCAAAGACTACGAGACGGCGATCGCCATCCAGGCCATGCTCCAGCAGGTGGGGATTCGCGTCCGGCTCCAAACGATGGAATGGGCGACTTACTTGCGCAACATCTTCGACGTGCCCAAGGAGCAGGCCCAGTACCAGATGTACATGCTCGGATGGGCTCCCTCCACGGGCGACGCGGACTGGGTCATGCGGCCGCTCCTTTCGTCCCAGTCCTTCCCGCCCGGGGACAACGCCAGTTACTACGGCAACCCCAAGGTGGATCAGCTCATTCAAGAGGGGATGCGCACGAGCGATCCCGACGCGAGGGCCCGGATTTACTGCGAGGCGCAAAAGCAGGTCGTGGGCGACGCGCCGTGGGCCTTTCTCCACGTGGTCAAGCAGGTCGTCGGGGTGCGCGCCTCTTTGCAGGGCGTGAAGGTACTCCCCATCGAGATCGTACTGGTGAAGGACGCGTCCAAGAAGTAA
- a CDS encoding ABC transporter ATP-binding protein: MRWHLRSLPPFPFDRARLSHLNGRHLHAPPGGRCLEIRGLVKRFGGLRALDGLELEVRRGTITGLIGPNGAGKSTLFDCITGFTVPDGGQVLLDGEDITGMAPHEVFARGISRTFQIPRLHRRLSVLENLMLVPPGQLGERLAGPWLRPGAVRRQEEAIRRRALEVLDLLELTRLAHAPAEHLSGGQRKLLELGRVMMADPALVLLDEPGAGVNPTLMRTLAAAIERLREERGITFLVIEHDMELVARLCDEVVVVSEGRKLTAGPPDAVRKDPAVVEAYLGDPRATVGVET, from the coding sequence ATGCGGTGGCACTTGCGTTCCCTACCGCCGTTCCCTTTCGACCGTGCGCGGCTGTCTCACCTGAACGGCCGCCATCTCCATGCCCCGCCTGGCGGGCGGTGCCTGGAGATCCGGGGGCTCGTCAAGCGCTTCGGAGGCCTGCGGGCGCTGGACGGTCTCGAGCTGGAGGTGAGGCGCGGCACGATCACCGGGCTCATCGGCCCCAACGGCGCCGGCAAGTCCACGCTGTTCGACTGCATCACGGGCTTTACCGTGCCCGACGGCGGGCAGGTGCTGCTCGACGGTGAGGATATCACGGGTATGGCTCCCCACGAAGTGTTCGCCCGGGGTATCAGCCGGACGTTCCAGATCCCGCGCCTTCACCGCCGCCTCAGCGTGCTCGAAAACCTCATGCTGGTGCCGCCGGGCCAGCTCGGGGAGCGCCTCGCCGGCCCGTGGCTGCGTCCGGGCGCCGTCCGCCGGCAGGAGGAGGCCATCCGGCGGCGAGCGTTGGAGGTGCTCGATCTGCTCGAGCTCACCCGCCTCGCCCACGCGCCTGCGGAGCATCTATCGGGCGGGCAGCGTAAGCTCCTGGAGCTCGGCCGCGTCATGATGGCCGACCCGGCACTCGTCTTGCTGGACGAACCGGGCGCCGGCGTCAACCCCACCCTCATGCGGACCCTGGCGGCTGCCATCGAGCGCCTGCGCGAAGAGCGCGGTATCACGTTTCTCGTGATCGAGCACGACATGGAGCTCGTGGCCCGGTTGTGCGACGAGGTCGTGGTGGTGAGCGAGGGCCGCAAGCTCACCGCGGGGCCGCCGGACGCCGTCCGAAAGGATCCGGCGGTGGTGGAGGCGTATCTCGGGGATCCCCGGGCCACGGTGGGGGTGGAGACGTGA
- the iadA gene encoding beta-aspartyl-peptidase, protein MPARRSTGDPSSLLTLVRCRRVWGPAPTGADTLLLAGGKVAFVGRDLRPPEGWPVTVVEEVDADAVPGFIDGHVHLTGGGGEGGFATRCPEMTLEQITAAGVTTVVGLLGTDDVTRHPDSLLAKVRALGAQGISAYMYVGAYAVPPVTLTGSVKRDLVLIDEVVGVGEIAISDHRSSQPTMEELKRLVALARVGGMLSGKRGIVHFHVGDGKEGLRPLLRIAEETEIPISQMVPTHVNRNGRLLDQAVTYALRGGTVDVTAFEFPSGESVSAPEAILYMVGKGVPWSRITLSSDSNGSLPEFDPSGRLVGMRVASIDALFADWKRLASSPGVSLEDALGVVGANVARVLGLEGKGGIAPGMDADFLLLNPDRTIRQVWARGRPLRGDLPPAATASQSAARVR, encoded by the coding sequence GTGCCTGCGCGACGAAGCACCGGTGACCCCTCGTCTCTCCTGACCCTCGTTCGTTGCCGCCGGGTCTGGGGGCCGGCCCCCACCGGCGCCGACACGTTGCTGCTCGCGGGCGGGAAGGTCGCCTTCGTGGGGCGCGACCTGCGACCGCCCGAAGGGTGGCCCGTTACCGTCGTCGAGGAAGTGGACGCCGACGCCGTGCCGGGGTTCATCGACGGGCACGTGCACCTGACCGGGGGAGGCGGCGAGGGCGGGTTTGCCACCCGCTGCCCTGAGATGACCCTGGAGCAGATCACGGCCGCGGGGGTCACCACGGTGGTCGGGCTGCTCGGCACCGACGACGTGACCCGCCACCCCGACTCGCTGCTCGCCAAGGTGCGGGCCCTCGGAGCACAAGGGATTTCGGCCTACATGTACGTCGGGGCCTACGCCGTGCCCCCGGTGACCCTGACGGGGAGCGTCAAGCGGGATCTGGTGCTGATCGACGAGGTCGTCGGGGTCGGAGAGATCGCCATCTCGGACCACCGCTCCTCCCAACCGACGATGGAGGAGCTGAAGCGCCTGGTGGCCCTCGCCCGGGTGGGAGGCATGCTGAGCGGTAAACGAGGGATCGTCCACTTCCACGTGGGAGATGGCAAAGAAGGACTGCGGCCGCTGTTGCGCATCGCCGAGGAGACGGAGATCCCCATCAGCCAGATGGTGCCGACCCACGTCAACCGCAACGGGCGCTTGCTGGACCAGGCCGTGACCTACGCCCTTCGCGGCGGCACGGTGGACGTCACGGCCTTCGAGTTTCCATCAGGAGAGTCGGTCAGCGCGCCCGAAGCCATCCTGTACATGGTCGGCAAAGGCGTGCCGTGGAGCCGGATCACGCTCAGCTCGGACAGTAACGGCAGCTTGCCGGAGTTCGACCCGTCGGGGCGCCTGGTCGGCATGCGGGTTGCCAGCATCGACGCGCTGTTCGCAGACTGGAAGCGCCTGGCATCCTCTCCCGGCGTGAGCCTGGAAGATGCGCTGGGCGTGGTGGGGGCCAACGTGGCCCGGGTCCTGGGGCTCGAGGGCAAGGGGGGCATCGCGCCGGGCATGGACGCGGACTTCCTCCTGTTGAATCCCGACCGCACGATCCGCCAGGTGTGGGCGCGGGGCCGGCCGCTTCGAGGCGACCTCCCGCCTGCCGCGACCGCCAGCCAGTCGGCTGCTCGTGTCAGGTAG
- a CDS encoding thiamine phosphate synthase: protein MTRLGGLYLVVDPGLAAGPWGVEGVLQRVSRALAGGVDLVQLWAPSSENAAAFLSPEQALRLAMGLRVLTLEAGVPLLIGEDVQLAARLGADGVHLEGSAPAPAEVRSTLAPRLARLQGRGALVGYTCGNDLEKVRWASRAGADYVSFCSVFPTTSAVSCEIVSLASVRAARALEPDLVLFASGGITPGNAGDVLDAGADGIAVVSAVLKAPDPQQAARDFQELLRRRGRHRSGRAV from the coding sequence TTGACCCGCCTCGGAGGGCTGTATCTCGTCGTCGATCCGGGCCTCGCCGCCGGCCCGTGGGGCGTGGAGGGAGTGCTGCAACGGGTCAGCCGGGCGCTGGCAGGGGGCGTCGACCTCGTCCAGTTGTGGGCGCCGTCGTCCGAAAACGCGGCGGCATTCCTCTCTCCGGAGCAAGCCCTGCGCCTCGCCATGGGCTTGCGGGTTCTCACCCTCGAGGCCGGGGTGCCGCTGCTCATCGGGGAGGACGTGCAGCTCGCCGCCCGCCTCGGTGCCGACGGCGTGCACCTGGAGGGCAGCGCGCCTGCGCCGGCAGAGGTGCGGTCTACCTTGGCTCCCCGGCTCGCCCGCCTCCAGGGCCGTGGGGCCCTGGTCGGTTACACGTGCGGCAACGACCTCGAGAAAGTGCGATGGGCTTCCAGGGCCGGTGCGGACTACGTCTCGTTCTGCTCGGTGTTTCCCACGACGTCGGCCGTGTCGTGCGAGATCGTTTCCCTGGCCTCGGTGCGGGCGGCGAGGGCGCTCGAGCCCGATCTCGTGCTGTTCGCCTCGGGAGGCATCACGCCCGGCAACGCAGGGGACGTCCTGGACGCCGGTGCCGACGGGATCGCCGTGGTTTCGGCGGTGCTCAAGGCGCCCGACCCGCAGCAGGCGGCCCGGGACTTCCAGGAGCTGCTGCGACGCCGGGGGCGACACCGCTCGGGTCGCGCCGTCTGA
- a CDS encoding ABC transporter ATP-binding protein, which translates to MTLLQAEGLQAGYGELPVLQGVSLSVGRGEMIAIVGPNGAGKSTLMKALFGLLRPSGGRIFFQGTDVTGFAPERLVRLGLSYVPQVDNVFPTLTVEENLEMGGFVTGGDLRERKARVYRLFPLLAERRHQRVGRMSGGERQMVAMGRALMQAPSLLLLDEPSAGLAPRMVDTVFEQIRAIHRTGVAVVMVEQNARRALETADRAYVLVGGRNRWEGPARALLGDRELGRLYLGG; encoded by the coding sequence GTGACGCTGCTCCAGGCCGAGGGCCTGCAGGCCGGGTACGGGGAGCTGCCCGTGCTGCAGGGGGTGTCGCTTTCGGTGGGGCGGGGCGAGATGATCGCCATCGTCGGCCCCAACGGGGCCGGCAAATCCACCCTGATGAAGGCGCTGTTTGGCCTGCTGCGGCCCTCCGGCGGCCGTATCTTCTTTCAGGGGACGGACGTGACGGGCTTCGCCCCGGAGCGCCTGGTGCGGCTGGGCCTCTCCTACGTCCCCCAAGTCGACAACGTCTTTCCCACGCTGACCGTGGAAGAGAACCTCGAGATGGGCGGCTTCGTGACCGGGGGCGATCTGCGGGAGCGCAAGGCCCGCGTCTACCGGCTCTTCCCCCTCCTCGCCGAGCGACGGCACCAGCGGGTCGGCCGCATGTCGGGCGGCGAGCGCCAGATGGTGGCGATGGGGCGGGCCTTGATGCAGGCCCCGTCGCTGCTCCTGCTCGACGAGCCGTCGGCGGGGCTGGCTCCTCGCATGGTGGACACGGTGTTCGAACAGATCCGGGCCATCCACCGGACGGGGGTTGCCGTCGTCATGGTGGAGCAAAACGCGCGGCGGGCCCTCGAGACGGCCGACAGGGCCTACGTGCTGGTGGGAGGGCGTAACCGCTGGGAGGGCCCCGCCCGGGCGCTGCTGGGCGACCGGGAGCTCGGCCGGCTCTATCTCGGCGGGTGA